The window CATCCTCGGCGGCATCCTCTACTTCAAGCGCGGCGAGCTCCACTTGGAAGATCTGGTGTTCAAGCTGGCCGTCGCCAACCTGATCTGCGATCTGGGCTTCATCCTCTTTCCCGTCGCCGGGCCGTTCTATTGGATCCCGGAGCGCTTCACAGTCCCCTTGAGCGGCCATGTCTTCACCTGGATGGGGGAATACATCCGGGCCCACTTCCAGGCTATCGGCTCCAGCCTGCCCAGCCCGCATTGCACCGTGGCGACGATCATGCTCCTGACGACGGCCCGGGCGCATCGGCCGACCTTTTGTGTCATCGCCCCGATCATCGTCTCGGTCTATGTCTCGGCGTTCTACGCCCGCTACCATTATCTGTCCGACGTGCTGGCGGGAATCGTCCTGGGAGCCGCGCTTTTTTTCCTCCTGCCTCGGCTCCTGAAAGCCCGGAGCGGCCGCGTCCCATGTTGACTTTCCCGCCCCTCCCCAACTAATATTTTGGGCGGGGAGGATATGATGAATAAAACAGCCTTATCCCTGCTTCTCATCCTCGGTCTGGCGATCTCCGCCTCCGGCTTGACTTGGCGAACCGGCTCAGTGGAAGACGCGCTGGCCCGGGCCAAGGCCGACGGAAAGCTTCTGCTGATTGATTTCTTCACTGAAACCGGTTGAGGGAATTGCATCCTGCTGGGTCAGCAGGTTTACGACAATCCCCGCTACGCGTCCTTCT of the Candidatus Aminicenantes bacterium genome contains:
- a CDS encoding phosphatase PAP2 family protein, translated to MDEAALAPLGIQFPFLGLGLRAADIVLMSSLLFFTVLTVLFGAGGQNAGIRVLENGAVGLVYLAAVHFHQRVSGRRLKFWIRLLSFQMMFAYVFPLVTPFQLILSKHWNDPAVLSLEQALFGVQPTVWIQKFFSPGLTEWLMAAYVAYLPLYPILGGILYFKRGELHLEDLVFKLAVANLICDLGFILFPVAGPFYWIPERFTVPLSGHVFTWMGEYIRAHFQAIGSSLPSPHCTVATIMLLTTARAHRPTFCVIAPIIVSVYVSAFYARYHYLSDVLAGIVLGAALFFLLPRLLKARSGRVPC